A stretch of the Vitis vinifera cultivar Pinot Noir 40024 chromosome 16, ASM3070453v1 genome encodes the following:
- the LOC100266486 gene encoding uncharacterized protein LOC100266486 isoform X2 encodes MGCFVSTPTDTGGNRRRPGNIGEVSVFIPGFRIPKPLDFSKSLGDHLSKNLLERLTALRTRIVVMAGHEAPTITRTRRKTATQHGGSTLADLLQALEDYLPVLLGLVKDGSQLQHKVQFVWVNQEDDAEETTMSNAWYEVLSVLHLMAMLLLSQANLLLLPRTSSDGYQPKVSEESRRASIDIFLKAAGYLDCAVKHVLPQLSSELRRNLPVDLAEGVLRALCLQALGQGVDIQLGMAIDSTKATLAVKRRLACEMVKYWQQAQDNIMNLPLTNGWGEKHKLFVKWKYVEAKATAYYYHGLILDEGNTEKSHGMAVAALQAADEYLKESKRACEAFNMAPPLSR; translated from the exons ATGGGATGCTTTGTGTCGACGCCAACGGATACTGGTGGAAATAGGAGGAGACCTGGAAACATTGGGGAGGTTTCTGTGTTTATTCCGGGCTTTCGGATTCCTAAACCCCTCGATTTCTCCAAGTCACTTGGGGAtcacttgtctaaaaatttacTGGAACGTTTGACTGCTCTTAGAACCCGAATTGTTGTGATGGCCGGCCATGAAGCACCAACAATTACACGAACAAGGAGGAAGACTGCCACCCAACATG GGGGGTCAACATTGGCCGATCTTCTGCAGGCACTTGAAGATTACTTGCCCGTTCTTTTGGGATTAGTCAAGGATG GAAGCCAGCTACAACATAAAGTACAATTTGTTTGGGTTAATCAGGAGGATGATGCAGAG GAAACAACCATGTCTAATGCTTGGTACGAGGTTTTGTCGGTTTTGCACTTGATGGCAATGCTATTGTTATCACAGGCAAACTTACTGCTTCTTCCACGAACATCTTCTGATGGTTATCAGCCAAAAGTATCAGAAG AGAGCAGGCGAGCTTCCATTGACATTTTCTTGAAGGCAGCAGGATACTTGGATTGTGCCGTAAAACATGTTCTCCCGCAGTTGTCTTCTGAACTCAG GAGAAATCTACCAGTAGACCTAGCAGAAGGAGTTCTACGAGCGCTTTGCCTGCAAGCATTGGGGCAG GGTGTTGATATCCAGCTTGGAATGGCTATTGATAGTACCAAGGCTACACTTGCAGTAAAACGGAGGCTTGCATGTGAGATGGTGAAGTATTGGCAGCAG GCTCAAGATAACATTATGAACCTTCCATTAACTAACGGATGGGGGGAAAAGCATAAGCTCTTTGTGAAGTGGAAATATGTTGAAGCAAAG GCTACAGCATATTACTATCATGGTCTAATACTTGATGAAGGAAACACAGAAAAATCTCATGGGATGGCAGTAGCTGCTTTGCAAGCGGCGGATGAGTATCTCAAAGAAAGTAAGAGGGCATGTGAGGCCTTCAACATGGCTCCTCCTTTGTCAAGgtaa
- the LOC100266486 gene encoding uncharacterized protein LOC100266486 isoform X1, with protein sequence MGCFVSTPTDTGGNRRRPGNIGEVSVFIPGFRIPKPLDFSKSLGDHLSKNLLERLTALRTRIVVMAGHEAPTITRTRRKTATQHGGSTLADLLQALEDYLPVLLGLVKDGSQLQHKVQFVWVNQEDDAEETTMSNAWYEVLSVLHLMAMLLLSQANLLLLPRTSSDGYQPKVSEESRRASIDIFLKAAGYLDCAVKHVLPQLSSELRRNLPVDLAEGVLRALCLQALGQGVDIQLGMAIDSTKATLAVKRRLACEMVKYWQQAQDNIMNLPLTNGWGEKHKLFVKWKYVEAKATAYYYHGLILDEGNTEKSHGMAVAALQAADEYLKESKRACEAFNMAPPLSRNPPLWGTMKYLSEKIPKDTSSKVRINRDLYSHQRIMETAPQLPDFALALKPDDYQLPPVDPSWNDNINKGQSATNQLKTDRT encoded by the exons ATGGGATGCTTTGTGTCGACGCCAACGGATACTGGTGGAAATAGGAGGAGACCTGGAAACATTGGGGAGGTTTCTGTGTTTATTCCGGGCTTTCGGATTCCTAAACCCCTCGATTTCTCCAAGTCACTTGGGGAtcacttgtctaaaaatttacTGGAACGTTTGACTGCTCTTAGAACCCGAATTGTTGTGATGGCCGGCCATGAAGCACCAACAATTACACGAACAAGGAGGAAGACTGCCACCCAACATG GGGGGTCAACATTGGCCGATCTTCTGCAGGCACTTGAAGATTACTTGCCCGTTCTTTTGGGATTAGTCAAGGATG GAAGCCAGCTACAACATAAAGTACAATTTGTTTGGGTTAATCAGGAGGATGATGCAGAG GAAACAACCATGTCTAATGCTTGGTACGAGGTTTTGTCGGTTTTGCACTTGATGGCAATGCTATTGTTATCACAGGCAAACTTACTGCTTCTTCCACGAACATCTTCTGATGGTTATCAGCCAAAAGTATCAGAAG AGAGCAGGCGAGCTTCCATTGACATTTTCTTGAAGGCAGCAGGATACTTGGATTGTGCCGTAAAACATGTTCTCCCGCAGTTGTCTTCTGAACTCAG GAGAAATCTACCAGTAGACCTAGCAGAAGGAGTTCTACGAGCGCTTTGCCTGCAAGCATTGGGGCAG GGTGTTGATATCCAGCTTGGAATGGCTATTGATAGTACCAAGGCTACACTTGCAGTAAAACGGAGGCTTGCATGTGAGATGGTGAAGTATTGGCAGCAG GCTCAAGATAACATTATGAACCTTCCATTAACTAACGGATGGGGGGAAAAGCATAAGCTCTTTGTGAAGTGGAAATATGTTGAAGCAAAG GCTACAGCATATTACTATCATGGTCTAATACTTGATGAAGGAAACACAGAAAAATCTCATGGGATGGCAGTAGCTGCTTTGCAAGCGGCGGATGAGTATCTCAAAGAAAGTAAGAGGGCATGTGAGGCCTTCAACATGGCTCCTCCTTTGTCAAG AAATCCACCTCTTTGGGGAACCATGAAGTATCTATCTGAGAAGATTCCTAAAGATACTTCTAGCAAGGTTCGCATCAACCGGGATCTATACTCGCATCAAAG AATCATGGAGACAGCACCACAACTGCCTGATTTTGCTTTGGCCCTGAAACCCGATGATTACCAACTTCCTCCAGTGGACCCTTCTTGGAACGACAACATAAACAAGGGGCAAAGTGCCACCAACCAGCTCAAGACTGACAGAACATAA